In the Parasphingorhabdus halotolerans genome, AACGCGTTATTCGTATAATCCTCGAGCACCACACAGCCATCCTGGGCGGTGGTGATATGGTTGACAGCCGTGGGTGCACTGGCGCCCGCCACGGTGACATCCCAGCTACCCAGCCAGAAATCAAACGCGCGATAATCATCGATTGCGCACGGCGTGGTCGCCTTGAGCACCGCAGCATAGCGCGGATCGCCGGCAATCGGGGCAAATTGCGCTGTTCCCTTGATGACCCGGCCAATCTGCGAACCGGCCTTGGCAATCTCTTCCAGCTGGGTCAGCGCTTAGCCGGAATCGCCCGTTTCCAACGCAATCAGCGCGAGGCGATAGCGCAGGCGGGAGGCCGGCTGAAATCCGTTTTCGAGCGCCTTCAGATAGGATTGGCGGGCGGCCTTGGCATTGCCGCCGCGATGCTGCGCCTGCCCCAGGCTGGCCCGGTTGGCGGCATTATCGGGATCGGATTTGAGGAGTTTTCGAAAGGCCGTGACCGCACCTTCCCAGTTTTCATCCGCCATCAACTGATCCGCTGCGACCTGTTCCGGAGAGGGTGCCGGGGCTGCTGCCTGTGCCAATAGCGGCGATGCAAAGGGGGATGGCGTCACCATGGCAGCGACTGCCGCTCCCTATAGGGGCAGGAAGCGGAGAAGAGCCCCGCCGGATCTGGAGCATGCCCATGCGGTAGGCAATTGATCCCGCGAAGCCCGTTTACGCGTACCCAAAGTCATGACACCATCCCCCATTTGTTCAGCCGTCGCACGCCCGAAGGTTGCCGTTTCTGGAGCGCAAAGTGGCTGGATAGG is a window encoding:
- a CDS encoding tetratricopeptide repeat protein, which gives rise to MVTPSPFASPLLAQAAAPAPSPEQVAADQLMADENWEGAVTAFRKLLKSDPDNAANRASLGQAQHRGGNAKAARQSYLKALENGFQPASRLRYRLALIALETGDSG